One region of Termitidicoccus mucosus genomic DNA includes:
- the pelA gene encoding pectate lyase, which translates to MKKTILVTLAFSIFLLVARAADTPVTIDLSGFADSAQHWYDYKNPRRVMECVPGQKQYAPTLISDIADNILLFQRANGGWPKNYDMQAILTPEQRKAVIESHDHNDTTLDNRTTHTQIVYLAKAYERLGLPSYRYACLRGFDFILDAQLDCGGFPQIWPDPDGYHAFITYNDGVTIGLFGLLRDMAEGRNGFSWMDNTRREQARAALDRGITCLLSTQYTNKQGVLQGWGQQHDPKDMQPALARKYELPSLCGQDTAEIAAFLMEVENPSAEIIRSVKAAVAWLDAVKITGKKLITHDASGTKVADRTVVADLAAPPMWARLYELETNHPIFAGRDGVKHYDIAEIDHNRRNGYDWYGHWALDVLAKQYHAWLEKISAATTSDDFRHDLGKWAVEQMPGGTVTAADGVLTITDTKGCTVWFRQKLTAPLTIRYDATMDSDARVSDLNCFWMASDPGNPADLFHSAHQRNGKFSTYDSLLTYYVGYGGNNNTTTRFRRYDGTGDRPLLPEHEFTDPAHLLQPDRTYAITITVAADGTTTYIRDGETIFAYRDPQPLAEGWFGFRTVKSKIKIENFRVTKN; encoded by the coding sequence ATGAAAAAAACAATTCTCGTCACCCTCGCCTTTTCCATCTTCCTGCTCGTCGCCCGCGCCGCCGACACCCCCGTCACCATCGACCTCAGCGGCTTCGCTGACAGCGCGCAGCATTGGTATGATTATAAAAACCCACGTCGGGTGATGGAGTGCGTGCCCGGTCAGAAACAATACGCCCCGACCCTAATCAGTGACATCGCCGACAATATTCTCCTCTTCCAGCGTGCCAACGGAGGTTGGCCTAAAAACTACGACATGCAGGCCATTCTCACGCCGGAGCAACGCAAGGCTGTCATCGAGTCGCACGACCACAACGATACCACGCTCGACAACCGCACCACGCACACGCAGATCGTCTATCTCGCCAAAGCCTATGAACGCCTCGGTCTTCCCTCCTACCGATATGCCTGTCTGCGCGGTTTTGACTTCATCCTCGACGCACAGCTCGACTGCGGTGGTTTTCCGCAAATCTGGCCGGATCCCGATGGTTATCACGCCTTCATCACCTACAACGACGGTGTCACCATCGGATTATTCGGTCTCCTGCGCGACATGGCCGAAGGCCGCAATGGTTTTTCATGGATGGACAATACTCGCCGCGAACAGGCCCGCGCCGCGCTCGACCGCGGCATCACCTGCCTGCTCAGTACGCAATACACAAACAAGCAGGGAGTCCTCCAAGGTTGGGGCCAACAACACGACCCGAAAGACATGCAGCCTGCCCTCGCCCGCAAATACGAGCTTCCCTCACTCTGCGGACAGGATACCGCCGAGATCGCGGCCTTTCTCATGGAGGTCGAAAACCCATCCGCCGAAATCATCCGCTCCGTGAAGGCCGCCGTGGCCTGGCTCGACGCGGTCAAAATCACCGGCAAAAAACTCATCACCCACGACGCATCCGGCACGAAAGTCGCCGACCGCACCGTCGTCGCTGACCTGGCCGCGCCGCCCATGTGGGCGCGCCTCTACGAACTCGAAACCAACCACCCCATCTTCGCCGGACGTGACGGTGTAAAACACTACGATATCGCTGAAATCGACCACAACCGCCGCAATGGCTACGATTGGTATGGGCACTGGGCGCTGGATGTCCTTGCGAAACAATATCACGCCTGGCTCGAAAAAATCTCCGCCGCCACCACGTCTGACGATTTTCGTCACGACCTGGGCAAATGGGCCGTCGAGCAGATGCCCGGCGGCACTGTCACCGCCGCCGATGGCGTGCTCACCATCACCGACACCAAAGGTTGCACTGTGTGGTTCCGTCAGAAACTCACCGCTCCGCTCACCATCCGCTATGATGCCACCATGGACTCCGATGCCCGCGTCTCCGACCTCAACTGTTTCTGGATGGCCTCCGACCCCGGGAACCCCGCCGATCTCTTCCATTCCGCGCACCAGCGCAACGGAAAATTCTCCACCTATGACAGCCTCCTCACCTACTACGTAGGCTACGGTGGCAACAATAACACCACCACCCGCTTTCGCCGCTACGACGGCACCGGAGACCGCCCGCTCCTCCCTGAGCACGAATTCACCGATCCCGCGCACCTTCTCCAACCCGACCGCACCTACGCCATCACGATCACCGTGGCCGCCGACGGCACCACCACATACATCCGCGACGGCGAGACCATCTTCGCCTACCGCGATCCACAGCCGCTTGCCGAGGGCTGGTTCGGTTTTCGTACGGTAAAATCCAAAATTAAAATTGAAAATTTTCGCGTCACCAAAAACTGA
- the pelA gene encoding pectate lyase, with the protein MNPRCLLTIFCIFYSAFPGSGQAAPGAPSIDTSDFHDSAQHWYNVNTDSADRVIRALPDQPKYKDTQIREIADNVLLFQRDNGAWPKNYDMQAILTPEQRKAVIATRSAVDTTIDNHNTHSQIVYLARAYGILGDEKYRVACERGFDFILTAQLPCGGFPQIWPNPKGFHAFITYNDGVTIGMLKMLRDCADARAGFEWFSPERREKARAAVAKGVECLLATQYANKQGILQGWGQQHDPKDMKPAKARKYELPSLCSVDTAEIIQYLMGFDNPDARIIRAVQAGAAWLDKVKITDVKVENFKTTDSKTGKPVTDKREVPSPGAGPLWTRFYELETDHPMYATLKSEVVYTFAEVDQERRRGYAWHSQKPAGILAKSYPQWLKRNNVKTNISK; encoded by the coding sequence ATGAATCCCCGCTGTCTTTTAACGATATTCTGCATTTTTTATTCCGCGTTCCCAGGTAGCGGCCAAGCTGCACCGGGTGCGCCCTCCATCGATACCAGCGACTTCCATGACAGTGCGCAGCATTGGTATAATGTAAATACCGATAGTGCCGACCGCGTCATCCGTGCCCTGCCCGACCAGCCGAAATATAAAGATACCCAGATCCGCGAAATCGCCGACAACGTCCTCCTCTTCCAGCGGGACAACGGTGCCTGGCCTAAAAACTACGACATGCAGGCCATTCTCACGCCGGAGCAGCGCAAGGCCGTCATCGCCACCCGCTCTGCCGTGGACACCACCATCGACAATCACAACACCCATTCGCAAATTGTTTATCTTGCCAGGGCCTACGGTATTCTTGGCGACGAAAAATACCGTGTTGCCTGCGAGCGGGGTTTTGATTTCATCCTCACTGCGCAACTGCCCTGCGGCGGCTTTCCGCAAATCTGGCCCAACCCGAAGGGATTCCACGCCTTCATCACCTACAACGACGGCGTCACCATCGGCATGTTGAAAATGTTGCGCGACTGCGCCGACGCCCGTGCCGGCTTCGAATGGTTTTCTCCCGAACGCCGGGAGAAGGCGCGCGCTGCCGTGGCCAAAGGCGTCGAATGCCTGCTCGCCACGCAATATGCAAACAAGCAGGGCATCCTCCAAGGTTGGGGCCAGCAACACGATCCGAAGGATATGAAACCTGCCAAGGCTCGCAAATACGAACTTCCCAGCCTCTGCTCCGTGGACACCGCCGAGATTATACAATACCTCATGGGATTTGATAACCCCGACGCCCGTATCATCCGTGCCGTGCAGGCCGGTGCCGCGTGGCTCGACAAGGTGAAAATTACGGACGTCAAGGTCGAGAATTTCAAGACCACTGACTCGAAAACAGGTAAGCCGGTCACCGACAAACGCGAGGTGCCCTCCCCCGGAGCCGGTCCGTTGTGGACACGTTTCTACGAACTCGAAACCGACCACCCCATGTATGCCACCCTCAAAAGCGAAGTTGTATATACTTTCGCCGAGGTCGATCAGGAACGCCGCCGCGGCTACGCTTGGCATTCCCAAAAACCCGCCGGCATCCTCGCCAAATCCTATCCCCAATGGTTGAAAAGGAATAATGTAAAAACTAATATTTCAAAATAA
- the pelA gene encoding pectate lyase codes for MHRSIKFALSFCVLHSSFCISLSVRAADIIDVSNFEDSAQHFREVIQPERAIQMLSDQKHYSSEQIREIAGNILVYQHANGGWPKDYDMLAILTPEQRAAVLARRDSKSSTFDNNSTHTQVTYLAKAYCLTGDTALRNACLRGICYILSAQYPIGGWPQSWPDPKGYAPRLTLNDGVMVGNLRVLRHIVDRTGGFLWVDDALREQARKAYEKGEGCLLDAQIRTSDGRLTGWAQQYHEHTLKPAQARKFEYPGTSGEDTPEVMQYLMEIENPSPRIIVAVRAAAAWLDAAKITGIRIEEFKIPYYETVRHKGDFDRRVVNDPAAPAIWARIYDINTGNPVFANRDGSRKDSLAELELDRRVGYHWYGYWPANVMEKEYPAWLKKHGLTP; via the coding sequence ATGCACCGTTCAATTAAATTCGCCTTGTCATTCTGCGTTCTGCATTCCTCATTCTGCATTAGCCTCAGCGTCCGCGCTGCCGACATCATCGATGTCTCGAACTTCGAGGACAGCGCCCAGCATTTCCGCGAAGTCATCCAGCCTGAGCGCGCTATCCAGATGCTCTCCGACCAGAAACATTATTCTTCGGAGCAAATCCGTGAGATCGCCGGCAACATTCTCGTCTATCAACATGCCAATGGCGGCTGGCCGAAGGACTACGACATGCTGGCTATCCTTACGCCCGAACAACGCGCCGCCGTCCTTGCCCGTCGCGACAGCAAGTCCAGCACCTTCGACAATAACTCCACACACACACAGGTCACCTATCTCGCCAAGGCCTACTGCCTCACAGGTGACACCGCCCTCCGTAATGCCTGTCTGCGCGGAATTTGCTATATCCTCAGCGCGCAATATCCGATCGGCGGCTGGCCCCAAAGCTGGCCCGACCCCAAAGGCTATGCTCCGCGCCTCACGCTTAATGACGGCGTGATGGTGGGAAACCTTCGCGTCCTCCGCCACATTGTAGACCGCACCGGCGGCTTCCTCTGGGTTGACGACGCTCTCCGCGAGCAAGCCCGCAAAGCCTATGAAAAAGGAGAGGGTTGCCTGCTCGACGCTCAAATACGTACGTCTGACGGCAGGCTCACCGGCTGGGCGCAGCAATACCACGAACACACCCTCAAACCCGCGCAAGCCCGCAAATTCGAGTATCCAGGCACCAGTGGCGAAGACACACCGGAGGTCATGCAATACCTAATGGAAATCGAGAACCCCAGCCCGCGAATCATCGTCGCCGTGCGTGCCGCCGCCGCTTGGCTCGATGCAGCCAAAATCACCGGCATTCGTATCGAGGAGTTCAAAATTCCCTATTACGAGACCGTCCGCCACAAGGGTGACTTCGACCGTCGCGTCGTCAACGATCCCGCCGCCCCCGCGATCTGGGCTCGCATCTACGACATCAACACCGGCAACCCCGTCTTCGCCAACCGCGATGGCTCGCGCAAGGACTCCCTTGCCGAACTCGAACTCGACCGCCGCGTCGGTTATCATTGGTATGGCTACTGGCCCGCCAATGTGATGGAAAAGGAATATCCCGCATGGCTCAAAAAACACGGTCTCACCCCCTGA